The Fortiea contorta PCC 7126 genome has a segment encoding these proteins:
- the infB gene encoding translation initiation factor IF-2 gives MNNGKVRIYELSKELNLDNKELLAICDQLNIAVKSHSSTISDSEAEHIRAAAEKLAATNGTPKRENSPPSHKPNSAQTGGRNRPAPPHKQQILEIRKPKILRNPTSNAPEASVANNTQAAASEVNSPAPPRPFATPVSPMQPTAPTRPVPRNLSETPQQPAPTDAEPTLHPHTEPIEKIAAEKPEKIVPPRPKPEKPQKPQLVAPPARPAADEPQVVEQLAQSDKPILKRERPRKAEEERESIKPKIAKVPTDQAPQAAPQRQARPNLAPQKPEQRGTRPSSPSPSFGEPQRPRPVRPGEAVAAMPIATPPRPMQGGPGKAAGVEEVVPGEIIDLKRPTPPRLAKGGKKWQEEEIIDEIKEKAGKGVVKGKRVKPILDDEFEEDDLLDEDSLDAPATVQVSLSIARPPKPKSSKPAQQPALAVAAPTARGSKKSSSRDRDQNRRPEEEAKRERPEKVVVTGPLTVQELADLLAVADTEIVKILFMKSMAVSITQNLDIATITLVGKELEIEVETAEPEAEARKVTEMLDVADLENLHRRPPVVTIMGHVDHGKTTLLDSIRKTKVAAGEAGGITQHIGAYHVDLEHEGKPQQIVFLDTPGHEAFTAMRARGARVTDIAVLVVAADDGVRPQTIEAISHAQAAEVPIVVAINKIDKEGAQPERVKQELTNYGLTAEDWGGETIMVPVSAIKGENLDTLLEMILLVAEVGELSANPDRSAKGTVIEAHLDKAKGAVATLLIQNGTLHVGDMLVAGSAFGKVRAMVDDRGRRVDVASPSFAVEVLGLSDVPAAGDDFEVFANEKEARALASDRADKQRLSRLLQGRVTLTTLSAQAQEGELKELNLILKADVQGSVEAIVGSLRQIPQNEVQIRMLLATAGEITETDIDLAAASGAVIIGFNTTFASGARQAADESGVDVREYNIIYKLLEDIQGALEGLLEPELVEESLGQAEVRAVFPVGRGAVAGCYVQSGKLLRNCKLRVRRAGKLIYEGVLDSLKRMKEDAREVSTGFECGIGVDKFNDWVEGDIMEAYQMVTKRRTLTLTK, from the coding sequence ATGAACAACGGCAAAGTTAGAATCTACGAATTATCAAAGGAATTGAATTTGGATAACAAAGAGCTATTAGCAATATGCGACCAGCTCAATATCGCGGTCAAAAGCCATAGCAGTACGATTTCAGATTCTGAGGCTGAACATATTCGCGCGGCGGCGGAAAAACTCGCAGCCACCAATGGGACGCCGAAAAGAGAAAACAGTCCACCCAGTCATAAACCAAATTCAGCACAAACTGGCGGACGTAATCGACCAGCACCACCTCACAAACAACAAATTTTGGAAATTCGTAAACCCAAAATATTGAGAAATCCCACCTCCAACGCCCCAGAGGCGTCAGTTGCTAATAATACTCAAGCTGCTGCGTCTGAAGTCAATTCTCCAGCACCTCCACGACCATTCGCTACTCCTGTCTCACCCATGCAGCCGACGGCACCAACTCGACCCGTACCCCGGAATTTATCAGAGACACCACAGCAACCAGCTCCTACAGATGCAGAGCCAACTTTGCATCCCCATACAGAGCCAATAGAAAAAATAGCTGCGGAAAAACCAGAAAAAATAGTCCCGCCCAGACCAAAACCGGAAAAGCCCCAAAAACCTCAACTAGTCGCCCCACCTGCTAGACCAGCGGCAGACGAACCACAGGTTGTAGAGCAACTAGCCCAGTCAGATAAACCGATCCTCAAGCGCGAACGCCCACGGAAAGCCGAAGAAGAACGCGAGTCGATTAAACCAAAAATTGCCAAGGTGCCAACTGACCAAGCTCCCCAGGCTGCACCGCAAAGACAGGCTCGTCCCAACCTCGCACCGCAAAAACCAGAACAAAGGGGCACTCGGCCATCTAGTCCCAGTCCATCGTTTGGCGAACCACAACGACCAAGACCAGTGCGTCCGGGTGAAGCAGTAGCTGCGATGCCAATCGCTACACCACCCAGACCAATGCAAGGTGGGCCAGGCAAAGCAGCAGGAGTCGAGGAAGTAGTACCCGGTGAAATCATTGATTTGAAACGCCCCACACCACCTCGGTTAGCCAAAGGTGGCAAAAAGTGGCAAGAAGAAGAAATAATTGACGAAATCAAAGAAAAAGCTGGTAAGGGAGTAGTCAAAGGTAAACGGGTCAAGCCGATCCTCGATGATGAGTTTGAAGAAGACGATCTACTAGATGAAGATAGCCTGGACGCCCCAGCCACCGTCCAAGTCAGCCTTTCTATTGCTCGTCCCCCCAAACCAAAATCGAGCAAACCAGCACAGCAACCAGCACTAGCTGTTGCGGCCCCAACGGCTAGAGGCAGTAAAAAATCTTCCAGTCGCGATCGCGACCAAAACCGTCGCCCAGAAGAAGAAGCAAAACGCGAGCGTCCAGAAAAAGTAGTAGTGACAGGGCCCCTCACAGTCCAAGAGCTAGCCGATCTCTTGGCTGTAGCCGACACAGAAATTGTGAAAATCCTGTTTATGAAAAGTATGGCGGTGAGTATCACCCAGAATCTAGATATCGCCACCATCACCTTAGTCGGCAAAGAGCTAGAAATAGAAGTCGAAACGGCTGAACCAGAAGCAGAAGCCCGCAAAGTCACAGAAATGCTGGATGTGGCAGACTTGGAAAACCTCCATCGTCGCCCACCAGTAGTAACAATTATGGGTCACGTAGACCACGGAAAAACTACCTTACTCGACTCGATTCGCAAAACCAAAGTCGCAGCTGGAGAAGCTGGGGGTATCACTCAGCACATTGGTGCATACCATGTGGATTTAGAACACGAAGGCAAGCCACAGCAAATCGTCTTCTTGGATACACCCGGTCACGAAGCCTTCACGGCAATGCGGGCGCGGGGTGCAAGGGTGACAGATATTGCCGTATTAGTAGTAGCCGCTGATGACGGTGTACGTCCCCAAACCATTGAAGCTATCAGCCACGCTCAAGCCGCTGAAGTCCCCATTGTCGTCGCTATCAACAAGATTGACAAAGAAGGTGCCCAACCAGAGCGGGTGAAACAAGAACTCACCAACTATGGTTTAACAGCAGAAGACTGGGGTGGCGAAACAATCATGGTTCCCGTCAGCGCCATCAAGGGCGAAAACCTAGATACACTCCTAGAAATGATTCTGTTGGTAGCAGAAGTCGGAGAACTTTCAGCGAACCCAGACCGCTCGGCGAAAGGTACAGTCATCGAAGCCCACCTAGATAAAGCCAAAGGTGCCGTCGCTACCCTGTTGATTCAAAATGGTACTCTCCATGTAGGCGATATGTTAGTCGCGGGATCGGCATTCGGTAAAGTCCGAGCAATGGTAGATGACCGGGGTAGAAGAGTAGATGTGGCGTCTCCTTCCTTCGCAGTGGAAGTACTCGGATTAAGTGATGTCCCCGCCGCAGGTGACGATTTTGAGGTATTCGCCAACGAAAAAGAAGCCCGCGCCTTAGCGAGCGATCGCGCCGACAAGCAACGCCTATCTCGCCTCCTCCAAGGTCGCGTTACTCTCACCACCCTCTCCGCTCAAGCACAAGAAGGCGAGTTGAAAGAACTCAACTTGATCCTGAAAGCAGACGTACAGGGTTCAGTCGAAGCGATCGTGGGATCACTCAGACAAATTCCTCAAAACGAAGTGCAAATTCGCATGTTGCTAGCCACTGCAGGCGAAATCACCGAAACAGATATCGACCTAGCCGCAGCCAGCGGCGCCGTGATCATCGGCTTCAATACCACTTTTGCCAGTGGTGCTCGACAAGCCGCAGACGAATCAGGCGTAGACGTACGAGAATACAACATCATCTACAAACTCCTAGAAGACATCCAAGGTGCTTTGGAAGGTCTATTAGAACCAGAGTTAGTAGAAGAATCCTTGGGTCAAGCCGAAGTCCGCGCTGTCTTCCCCGTCGGTCGGGGTGCAGTTGCAGGTTGTTATGTACAATCAGGCAAACTGCTTCGCAACTGCAAACTGCGAGTACGTCGCGCTGGTAAGTTGATTTATGAAGGCGTCCTCGACTCCCTCAAACGGATGAAAGAAGATGCTAGAGAGGTCAGTACCGGTTTTGAATGCGGTATTGGCGTTGATAAATTCAACGACTGGGTTGAAGGCGACATCATGGAAGCCTATCAAATGGTGACTAAGCGCCGTACCCTCACACTCACAAAATGA